The following proteins are encoded in a genomic region of Prochlorothrix hollandica PCC 9006 = CALU 1027:
- a CDS encoding small RNA NsiR4-regulated ssr1528 family protein, translating to MTTNPTQPNPGADAVDAAIAQGLDLDGSPIPAEKLALYHQVMALEGQRQRSGVSNTMRSRIVRIGVKHLPQTELDGMLEGAGFAPLKDKEIAFYYGGK from the coding sequence ATGACCACCAATCCCACCCAACCCAATCCCGGAGCGGATGCCGTTGATGCTGCCATTGCCCAGGGTCTAGATTTAGACGGCAGTCCCATTCCTGCGGAAAAATTGGCTTTATATCATCAAGTGATGGCCCTGGAAGGCCAACGTCAACGCAGTGGCGTGAGCAACACCATGCGATCGCGCATTGTGCGCATCGGAGTGAAACATCTACCCCAGACGGAACTGGACGGAATGCTGGAAGGGGCTGGTTTTGCCCCCCTCAAGGACAAGGAAATCGCCTTTTACTACGGCGGTAAATAA
- the mreD gene encoding rod shape-determining protein MreD, translating to MKDWLKLQGLPPIALDGGAIALSVLLCVMLLLLRIPGTELAGVSTNWLLIWVVSWSIKRSALEGAMAGLCLGWIQDGLTAPHPTHALGLALAGVLTALLQKQRYLQEDFISVALIVFAMAVLVETTLALEISLHIQLQDWLPTWADAPPSQDPGFHSTTLGVQGIDSSTVDRVGLTLGEVWQHHQRIALSSAIVSSLWAPIAYYPLNRWWEWLEDIKSI from the coding sequence ATGAAAGATTGGCTCAAGCTCCAAGGTTTACCCCCCATTGCATTGGACGGGGGAGCCATCGCCCTCTCGGTGTTGCTCTGTGTGATGCTGCTATTGTTGCGGATTCCTGGCACTGAACTGGCGGGGGTTAGTACTAATTGGCTCCTGATCTGGGTCGTCAGTTGGAGTATCAAGCGATCGGCCCTAGAAGGGGCAATGGCCGGTCTCTGTCTGGGCTGGATTCAAGATGGATTAACCGCTCCACATCCCACCCATGCCTTGGGTCTGGCCCTAGCCGGTGTGCTGACAGCCCTGCTGCAAAAACAGCGCTACCTCCAGGAAGACTTTATTTCCGTCGCGTTGATTGTGTTTGCCATGGCGGTGTTGGTGGAAACCACCTTGGCTCTGGAAATTTCCCTACATATTCAATTGCAAGATTGGCTCCCCACCTGGGCTGATGCACCCCCCAGCCAGGATCCGGGCTTCCACAGCACTACCCTCGGTGTGCAGGGGATTGATTCCAGTACCGTCGATCGGGTGGGCCTAACCCTGGGGGAAGTGTGGCAACATCACCAGCGCATTGCCCTCAGTTCTGCCATTGTTAGCAGCCTCTGGGCACCGATCGCCTACTATCCCCTCAATCGATGGTGGGAATGGCTAGAGGACATCAAATCGATCTAG
- the mreC gene encoding rod shape-determining protein MreC, with protein sequence MYSMRRWWGLYGTRLLLAGAALGSAWILRQTHSNLLLELYYQVTRPLQVQASQQEVLQESLAIEAQERLIELEHQNAQLKKLLGQSQTTAEERIFSPIVGRSADQWWQQSIIGRGRNHGVHEGAIVMAPGGLVGRITQVTANTSQVLLITDATSSVGLMISRSRAQAYGRGQGTDYMVMRFFDKDPDVRPGDVVSTSSMSTLFPAGLPVGVVETIRLKASPTPEALVRLTAPIGRLEWVHVVPFVPTAQQQMLNPGAAKP encoded by the coding sequence ATGTATTCAATGCGTCGTTGGTGGGGTCTCTATGGTACCCGACTTCTGTTAGCCGGGGCTGCCCTCGGTTCTGCCTGGATTTTGCGCCAAACCCACAGCAATCTACTGTTAGAGCTGTATTATCAAGTGACCCGCCCTCTCCAGGTGCAAGCCTCCCAACAAGAGGTTCTCCAGGAGTCCCTCGCTATTGAAGCCCAGGAACGTCTGATTGAACTGGAACACCAAAATGCCCAGTTGAAAAAACTATTGGGACAGTCCCAAACCACGGCTGAGGAGCGTATTTTTAGCCCCATTGTGGGGCGGAGTGCCGATCAATGGTGGCAACAATCCATTATTGGTCGAGGTCGCAACCATGGGGTTCATGAAGGGGCGATCGTCATGGCACCGGGGGGGTTGGTGGGCCGAATAACCCAGGTCACCGCCAACACTAGCCAGGTATTGCTGATTACCGATGCCACCAGCAGCGTTGGGCTGATGATCAGCCGCAGCCGTGCCCAAGCCTATGGCCGAGGGCAGGGCACTGATTATATGGTGATGCGTTTTTTTGACAAGGATCCAGATGTACGACCTGGAGATGTGGTAAGCACGTCTTCCATGAGTACTCTGTTCCCGGCGGGACTACCGGTGGGTGTGGTGGAAACTATCCGCCTCAAAGCCAGTCCCACTCCTGAAGCCCTCGTTCGTCTGACGGCCCCCATTGGCCGTTTGGAGTGGGTTCATGTGGTTCCCTTTGTACCCACTGCCCAACAACAGATGCTCAATCCTGGGGCAGCCAAGCCATGA